In the genome of Caldisericia bacterium, one region contains:
- a CDS encoding transglycosylase domain-containing protein codes for ILALRLEKIYSKEEILEYYINQVYFGSGAYGVEAAARRYFGKHAKDLTLPESAMLVGVLPAPSKYSPRVDFEAAKERQKIVLMKMVREGYITKEEMEEAYDTPIKLKEYREEPESDINGWFIDYVKEKVRKMYGEELLYKGGLKIYTTIDPKIQKIAIDSLNGVIEENVKRGIFSDENKDELGVRQPQGAVVVLSPKTGEILAMVGGRDYKESQFNRCLALRKPGSSFKIFDYTPAIENGVLTPASILVSESINIGGWKPKEWIYGYFGPLTVRQALIRSSNICAVKTGMRVGLDRVVYYARKMGIRSPLKPYPSMTIGGFEVTPLDMAVAYSTLSNMGERVDATGILKIVGKDGRILYEHKVNPIRVVSPEASYIMTDIFKDVVYHYFPDLSKYPIAGKSGTAGDYTSGWFIGYTKDFTVSTYIGSDKELIGLEGVRNWGVRFAGKVWKKVFEELIKIKKPKDWERPEGVVVRGFCTKTGVIATKYCKGTRYDFSIKGLPIPYCSYHKPYKVKVCKGTNLLAPPNCPEELVEEKVFTDPDDMPKKYCNCEANKTIKLIAPDKVHVDEIVVLEVIAPSFKAGDTIEIDINGEKTYIRNYPLKMMWSPQRPGDYYVSVIHWSNIGEVVSKTGKRIRVVPYAKNSEIVISPSKPKVGDIVRVFVKNPPSYSYTAEIFINGKREGVIAQTPFEYRFKIKSKGRYEIVFKLYDMYGNRLSELKKTIQVP; via the coding sequence AATACTTGCCCTTCGCCTTGAAAAGATTTACTCAAAGGAGGAGATACTTGAATACTACATAAATCAGGTTTACTTTGGTTCAGGTGCATATGGAGTTGAGGCAGCAGCAAGGAGATACTTTGGAAAGCATGCAAAGGACCTCACCCTTCCTGAATCAGCAATGCTTGTTGGAGTTTTACCTGCACCAAGTAAGTATTCTCCAAGGGTTGATTTTGAAGCTGCAAAGGAGAGACAGAAAATAGTTCTTATGAAGATGGTAAGGGAGGGATACATAACAAAGGAGGAGATGGAGGAAGCATATGATACTCCCATTAAGCTTAAGGAGTACAGGGAGGAACCTGAATCAGATATAAATGGGTGGTTTATAGATTATGTGAAGGAGAAGGTAAGGAAGATGTATGGGGAGGAACTATTATATAAGGGGGGACTTAAGATATACACAACCATTGACCCAAAGATTCAGAAGATTGCCATAGATTCCCTAAATGGTGTTATAGAGGAGAATGTGAAAAGGGGGATATTCTCTGATGAGAATAAGGATGAACTTGGAGTAAGACAACCTCAGGGAGCAGTTGTTGTTCTTTCTCCAAAGACAGGGGAGATACTTGCAATGGTTGGTGGAAGGGACTACAAGGAGAGTCAGTTCAATAGATGCCTTGCATTAAGAAAACCTGGTTCATCATTCAAGATATTTGACTACACCCCTGCCATTGAGAATGGTGTTTTAACTCCTGCATCAATACTTGTTTCTGAATCCATCAACATTGGTGGATGGAAACCAAAGGAGTGGATATATGGCTATTTTGGACCTCTAACAGTAAGACAGGCACTTATCCGTTCATCAAACATATGTGCAGTAAAGACTGGAATGAGGGTTGGACTTGATAGGGTTGTATACTATGCAAGGAAGATGGGGATAAGGTCTCCCCTTAAACCATATCCATCAATGACAATAGGAGGATTTGAGGTTACTCCCCTTGATATGGCTGTGGCATACTCAACACTATCAAACATGGGTGAGAGGGTTGATGCAACAGGGATACTAAAGATTGTTGGAAAGGATGGAAGGATTCTCTATGAACATAAGGTCAATCCAATAAGGGTTGTATCCCCTGAGGCAAGTTATATAATGACAGATATATTCAAGGATGTTGTCTATCACTACTTCCCTGATCTCTCCAAGTATCCAATAGCAGGAAAGAGTGGAACTGCAGGAGACTACACAAGTGGATGGTTTATTGGATACACAAAGGACTTTACAGTTTCAACATACATAGGTTCAGATAAGGAACTCATTGGACTTGAGGGAGTTAGAAACTGGGGAGTTAGATTTGCAGGTAAAGTGTGGAAGAAAGTCTTTGAGGAACTTATAAAGATAAAGAAACCAAAGGATTGGGAGAGGCCAGAGGGGGTTGTTGTAAGGGGATTCTGCACAAAGACAGGAGTTATTGCAACAAAGTATTGCAAGGGAACAAGATACGATTTCTCCATTAAAGGGCTACCCATACCATACTGCTCCTATCACAAGCCATACAAGGTAAAGGTATGCAAAGGGACAAATCTACTTGCACCTCCTAACTGTCCAGAGGAACTTGTTGAGGAAAAGGTCTTTACAGATCCAGATGATATGCCAAAAAAGTACTGCAACTGCGAAGCCAACAAAACAATAAAACTTATAGCACCAGATAAAGTCCATGTGGATGAGATAGTTGTTCTTGAAGTTATCGCTCCATCCTTCAAAGCAGGGGATACCATTGAAATTGACATAAATGGAGAGAAGACTTACATAAGAAACTATCCATTGAAGATGATGTGGTCTCCCCAAAGACCTGGAGATTACTATGTATCTGTTATTCACTGGAGTAATATTGGAGAGGTTGTATCAAAGACTGGAAAGAGGATCCGTGTTGTTCCTTATGCAAAAAATTCAGAAATTGTTATCTCTCCATCCAAACCAAAGGTTGGAGATATTGTAAGGGTATTTGTTAAAAATCCACCAAGTTATTCATACACAGCAGAAATTTTCATAAATGGAAAAAGAGAGGGAGTAATTGCTCAAACTCCCTTTGAATATAGATTTAAGATTAAATCTAAGGGGAGATACGAGATAGTTTTTAAACTATACGATATGTACGGAAATAGGCTGAGTGAATTAAAGAAGACTATTCAAGTTCCTTAG